A DNA window from Pyrus communis chromosome 3, drPyrComm1.1, whole genome shotgun sequence contains the following coding sequences:
- the LOC137730333 gene encoding probable glycosyltransferase At5g03795: protein MKPPLSNKKPNSLLSSSSYSVLLLAFVVPFFVISLLVCSLGVTSSLSWSWRFGNVLETEDYSSSSSAFSATATPPRPPQVLEAAKQGHNITSSSKPNETVVPRQNIGEKQGMVWINGTESDEINGTSAIITSTSIKRYSRLEKLEANLAGVRASIREAARVRNLTSTHEDPDYVPRGPIYRNANAFHRSYLKMEKHFKIYVYEEGEPPIFHNGPCKSIYSTEGRFIHEMEMENIYRTRDPDQALVYFLPFSVVMLVQYLYVADSHDTQPIGRAVVDYVNVISDKHPFWNRSLGADHFMLSCHDWGPSTSAYVPHLYQNSIRVLCNANTSEGFNPSKDVSFPEIHLRTGETKGLLGGLSPSRRSILAFFAGRLHGHIRYLLLNEWKEKDQDVQVYDQLPNGVSYESMLKKSRFCLCPSGYEVASPRVVEAIYAECVPVLISDSYVPPFSDVLEWKSFSVQVQVKDIPNIKRILMGISQSRYLRMQRRVKQVQRHFVVNGPSKRFDVFHMIVHSIWLRRLNIRIEDERVE from the exons ATGAAACCTCCTCTCAGCAACAAGAAGCCAAATTCTTTGTTGTCGTCGTCTTCCTATTCAGTTTTGCTTCTAGCTTTTGTGGTGCCATTTTTTGTGATATCATTGCTGGTTTGCAGTTTGGGCGTCACGAGTTCGCTTTCGTGGTCATGGAGATTCGGCAACGTATTGGAGACTGAAgactattcttcttcttcatcagctTTCTCTGCAACTGCAACACCACCAAGGCCTCCTCAAGTTCTTGAAGCCGCTAAACAAGGTCATAACAtcacttcttcctcaaaaccAAATGAAACAGTTGTCCCTCGTCAAAATATC GGAGAAAAACAAGGGATGGTGTGGATTAATGGTACAGAATCTGATGAAATTAATGGGACATCGGCTATAATAACTAGTACATCAATCAAGAGATATAGCAGGTTGGAGAAACTTGAAGCAAATTTGGCCGGAGTCCGGGCTTCCATAAGAGAAGCTGCTCGAGTCCGAAATCTAACTTCTACCCATGAAGATCCAGACTATGTTCCTCGTGGACCAATTTACAGGAATGCAAATGCTTTTCACAG GAGTTACTTGAAGATGGAAAAGCATTTCAAGATATATGTATACGAAGAAGGAGAGCCACCGATATTTCACAACGGTCCATGCAAAAGCATATATTCGACAGAAGGGAGATTTATTCATGAAATGGAAATGGAGAATATTTACAGAACAAGAGATCCAGATCAGGCCCTCGTTTATTTTCTTCCCTTCAGCGTGGTGATGCTGGTGCAGTACCTGTACGTGGCCGACTCCCACGACACTCAGCCCATCGGGCGAGCTGTCGTCGACTATGTCAATGTCATTTCGGATAAGCATCCCTTTTGGAATCGAAGTCTTGGTGCTGATCACTTTATGCTTTCTTGTCATGATTGG GGGCCGAGCACATCTGCATATGTTCCTCATTTATACCAAAACTCCATAAGAGTGCTATGCAACGCAAACACATCCGAAGGATTCAACCCTTCAAAAGATGTCTCATTTCCAGAAATCCATCTCCGAACCGGGGAAACCAAAGGACTTCTCGGTGGTCTCTCCCCATCCCGAAGGTCGATTCTTGCCTTCTTCGCAGGCCGGCTTCATGGCCACATAAGGTACCTGCTTCTAAACGAATGGAAAGAAAAAGATCAAGACGTGCAAGTTTACGACCAACTCCCCAACGGTGTATCCTATGAATCAATGTTGAAGAAGAGCAGGTTCTGCTTGTGCCCTAGCGGTTACGAAGTGGCAAGTCCGAGAGTGGTGGAAGCCATATACGCAGAGTGTGTTCCGGTGTTGATTTCGGACAGCTATGTTCCACCGTTCAGCGATGTTCTGGAGTGGAAGTCGTTTTCTGTGCAAGTGCAAGTGAAGGACATACCAAACATCAAAAGGATACTGATGGGAATATCACAAAGTCGGTACTTGAGAATGCAGAGGAGAGTGAAGCAGGTGCAGAGGCATTTTGTGGTGAATGGACCTTCCAAGAGATTCGATGTTTTCCATATGATTGTTCACTCCATTTGGCTCAGGAGGTTGAATATCCGCATTGAGGATGAACGAGTTGAGTAG
- the LOC137728797 gene encoding SUN domain-containing protein 4-like, producing MQRSRRALLNRRALGISGRSRLYKVSLSLVFVLWGLVFLFSLWFSRGHGFKDGSTVSPVGISTWDEAKLDRDEHYDIQKETDLGYSSGGECTNGVETGGLNGEFFAIEGSKQHPSGEGSRQQDLAEGSLHRASAEGSIFHASAVDEQPEVVTAGSGVKLENDAPKNGRLPRAVPLGLDEFKSKTFSSKSKSGNGQAGGIKHRVEPGGAEYNYASAAKGAKVLAFNKEAKGASNILGKDKDKYLRNPCSAEEKFVDIELSEETLVDTIEIANLEHYSSNLKDFVVLGSLTYPTNEWVFLGNVTAANNKLVQRFVLQQPKWVRYIKLKLLSHYGSEFYCTLSIIELYGVDAVERMLEDLISVESNSFVSEGATVDQKPVPSHPDSLEVDEFYHDIVKESEPQYAAGGSNVNNDMMNSEVLDPVKEVRHQQVNRMPGDTVLKILMQKVRSLDFSLSVLERYLEESTSKYGSIFGEFDKDLGEKDTDLQKIREDIRNLVQSQEDIANDVHNLRSWQSLVTMQLNNLVRDNALLRSEVERVREKQISVDNKGVLIFLICIIFSLLALVRLFTEMAVSVYMALSVDRTTEKPRKFCSMSSSWLFLLVSCILVLFILSL from the exons ATGCAGAGATCACGTAGAGCTCTTCTGAACAGAAGAGCTTTAGGGATCAGTGGAAGGAGCCGCTTGTATAAGGTGTCTCTGTCTTTAGTTTTCGTCCTCTGGGGGCTTGTCTTCCTTTTCAGCTTATGGTTCAGTCGTGGACATGGATTCAAAG ATGGATCCACTGTATCTCCAGTTGGTATATCAACTTGGGACGAAGCTAAGCTGGATCGTGATGAACACTATGATATACAAAAAGAAACTGATTTGGGCTACTCTTCTGGAGGTGAGTGCACAAATGGGGTTGAAACCGGTGGTTTAAATGGTGAGTTCTTTGCTATTGAAGGAAGTAAACAGCATCCCTCCGGTGAAGGAAGTAGACAGCAAGATTTAGCTGAAGGAAGTCTACATCGTGCCTCAGCTGAAGGAAGTATCTTTCATGCCTCAGCTGTGGATGAGCAACCTGAGGTGGTGACCGCTGGTTCAGGTGTAAAACTTGAAAATGATGCTCCAAAGAATGGTCGGTTGCCTCGTGCTGTGCCTCTTGGCCTTGATGAATTCAAGAGCAAAACATTTAGTTCCAAAAGTAAATCTGGAAATGGTCAGGCTGGAGGCATAAAACATAGAGTGGAGCCTGGTGGTGCAGAGTACAATTATGCGTCAGCCGCAAAGGGAGCCAAGGTCTTGGCTTTCAACAAGGAAGCTAAGGGTGCCTCTAATATCTTAGGCAAAGACAAAGACAAGTACCTTCGCAATCCATGTTCTGCAGAAGAAAAGTTTGTCGATATAGAGCTTTCTGAAGAAACCTTGGTAGATACAATTGAAATAGCTAATCTTGAGCACTATTCGTCTAATTTAAAAGATTTTGTGGTGCTCGGCAGTTTGACTTATCCAACAAATGAATGGGTCTTTCTTGGGAATGTTACTGCTGCAAATAATAAACTTGTACAAAGGTTTGTACTTCAGCAACCCAAGTGGGTGAGATATATAAAGTTGAAACTTTTGAGCCATTATGGTTCAGAATTCTACTGCACGCTTAGTATTATTGAACTTTATGGAGTTGATGCTGTTGAGCGAATGCTTGAGGATTTGATTTCTGTTGAAAGCAATTCGTTTGTTTCTGAGGGAGCAACAGTTGACCAGAAACCTGTACCCTCCCACCCAGACTCCCTTGAGGTTGATGAATTTTATCATGATATTGTTAAAGAATCGGAACCCCAATATGCAGCTGGAGGGTCTAATGTGAATAATGATATGATGAATAGTGAAGTGCTTGATCCTGTCAAAGAAGTTCGTCATCAACAAGTTAATAGGATGCCTGGGGACACTgttcttaaaattttaatgcAGAAAGTTCGTTCATTAGATTTCAGTTTATCAGTTCTAGAGCGATACCTGGAGGAATCTACTTCAAAATATGGCAGTATTTTCGGAGAATTTGACAAAGATTTGGGAGAGAAAGATACAGATTTACAGAAGATCAGAGAAGACATAAGGAATCTCGTTCAAAGCCAGGAAGACATT GCTAACGATGTTCACAATCTCAGATCTTGGCAGTCCTTAGTTACCATGCAATTGAATAATCTAGTCAGGGACAATGCTCTCCTGAG ATCTGAGGTTGAAAGGGTGAGGGAGAAGCAGATATCTGTAGATAATAAGGGTGTCTTAATATTTCTTATATGCATAATATTTTCATTGTTAGCTCTTGTGAGGCTTTTCACAGAAATGGCGGTTAGTGTTTATATGGCATTGAGTGTTGATAGAACAACAGAAAAGCCGAGGAAATTTTGTTCGATGAGTTCTTCCTGGCTTTTTTTACTTGTGAGCTGTATCCTTGTCCTGTTTATATTATCATTATAA
- the LOC137729374 gene encoding urease accessory protein F, whose product MGDQNQIDGNKENKKRASSGSLLQQNQWSLLDSDLPTDPMDVDRETKKRASSDSSLQWSQWQLLDSILPTGGFAHSFGLEAAIQARIVSGSEDLQTFIIHLLENTGSLLLPFVYSATVSPDSETRRRLDKILDAMLTNEVSRKASIAQGSALMRVAASVYSEIPSLKSMREACLSAGVVSFHHAPLFGVICGLLGLDSTTSQRAYMFITMRDVISAATRLNLVGPLGAAVLQHQIGPVAEAILNQWKDRPVGEACQTVALLDIVQGCHGYLFSRLFCS is encoded by the coding sequence ATGGGGGATCAGAATCAGATAGAcggaaacaaagaaaacaagaaacgTGCTTCATCAGGCTCTCTTTTACAGCAGAATCAATGGTCACTGCTTGATTCTGACCTCCCAACAGATCCTATGGACGTAGACAGAGAAACCAAAAAGCGTGCTTCATCGGACTCCTCCTTACAGTGGAGCCAATGGCAACTGCTCGATTCAATTCTCCCAACTGGCGGTTTTGCTCATTCTTTTGGTCTTGAGGCTGCAATCCAAGCTCGCATAGTCTCCGGTTCTGAAGATCTCCAAACTTTCATAATACATCTGTTGGAGAACACTGGAAGCTTACTGCTTCCTTTTGTGTATTCTGCAACAGTATCACCTGATTCGGAGACCAGGCGTAGACTCGACAAAATCTTGGATGCAATGCTGACTAATGAAGTGAGTAGAAAGGCATCAATTGCACAAGGGTCGGCACTGATGAGGGTGGCTGCATCTGTGTATTCGGAAATACCGTCTCTTAAATCTATGAGGGAAGCTTGTTTGAGTGCTGGTGTTGTTTCTTTTCACCATGCTCCTCTGTTTGGGGTTATATGCGGACTGCTTGGGTTGGATAGCACTACTTCTCAAAGGGCTTACATGTTCATTACAATGAGAGATGTTATTTCTGCTGCAACGAGGCTCAATTTGGTAGGACCCCTTGGTGCGGCGGTACTGCAGCATCAGATTGGTCCAGTTGCCGAAGCTATACTGAATCAATGGAAGGACCGTCCTGTTGGGGAAGCATGCCAAACTGTTGCTTTGCTTGATATCGTGCAGGGATGTCATGGCTACTTGTTTTCTAGATTGTTCTGTTCTTGA